ttttcaatCATGACATAATTACGTATAAGTCAACCAACATGACAATGAAGAAGTGGTGGCAGcaggtttgttaataataatgaacttATGATGATTGATATGGAAACTGTTTAGCTTTTCCAATCATTCAGTTTCACAGGCATGAAATGAAGTTGatatttattattgatattgCCACCAACAGAGACTATAGCGAAACGTTAGTTCTAGGACTGTATTACTACATGTAGTTAGTAGGGGGTAGTTATATACACTGTAAATACTCCACCAGAGAACTGTCTGCATCTGCGACGTGGTTGCTCCATGGTCTGTAAATAGTGAGACTTTGAGTATTGACGACAAAATTAATGATCAACTTGGACCACAACAAATTATCATTAGTACAATTTCACGGTACATGTGTCACCTTCACCTTCACCTATCCCGTAGTCTTCTGACCGTGGGGGCACCCCTTGAAGATTTGTCAGTTAGTTTCCTCCATTCTTTTCGATCTTCAGACTTTCTCAGGGAGTCATTCAGCGTCAGACCCCATGATGTTGTCCTCCCACTTTTTTCTCTGCCTGCCTCTCTTTCTTCCTCCTGGCACAGTGCCTTGTTGGATAGTCTTAGAAGGTACCGATGATCGTGAAATGTGCCCATACCACTTTAGTTTACGCTTTTTCACAGTGGTCAGGAGGTCTTCGTAGGGTCCAATGACTTGCCTGATTCTGGTCCGTACCTCCTCGTTGGTGACATGGTCTTTGTAGGAAATGCAAAGAATCTTCCTGTAGCATCTCGTTTCTGTGGCCTGTATTCTGTTCTCTAGATCGGCTCTCAGAGTCAAGGTCTCACAGGCATAGAGGAAGACGGAGATGACCAACGAGCGCATCAGTCTGATTTTTAAGCTGAGCTTGATGTTCCTGTCATTCCAGAAGGGCTTCAGTTTAGTCAGCGCTGCTGTTGTCTGCGCTATCCTGGAGCATATTTCTGGATTAGACCCTTGATCACTAACAACAGCTCCCAGGTACTTGAAAGATTTGACAGTGTCAAGCTTCCTGCCATTGACTGTGATGTCAGTGGTGATATCGTTGATACTGTTGGTCATGAGTTTGGTCTTCTCTGCACTGATTTCCATGCCATAGGATGAGGATGTTTTGTCAAGGCTTTCCACTAGTTTGACAAGCTTTTCTCTTCTCCAGCTAGGCCATCGATATCGTCGGCGAAGCGAAAGTTGGTGATGGTCCTGCCGCCAATGCTGACTGTACCTTGATGGTCTTCAAGTGCGTCCGTCATGATTCCCTCCAGAAAGATGTTGAAGAGCGTGGGGGAGAGCAGACAACCTTGCCTGACTCCAACTGTTGTCCTGAACCAGTATTGTCtggtacatgtgtacatgttatAACAAAAGCTCATATTCTTTTTAGTTTTTGCAGGTCGACTTCAAGCACCATCTTCAAGCTTACTGAGCGTTGCAAAACGACAGAACTCCACAGATGCCGCACCTAAagtaaacaataatttaaaacgtTTGTTTCAATGCTTTAAAAGGCTGGTTCATACTGACAATGTGAATTGTGATTTTAGCGTTCACTGcatcaaaatgaaaaagagATGCGCATTTAATTTCCATTGGAATGTGGAAAGTACCATTGACTTATACTTTATGCAGTGCAGGGAGTATTCGTTTATTTtgatataatgataataacatgGGTTTTTACAAGAAggccagaatcaaaatgagacaaaaaatatcaaagttaAACTTGCATTAGCTATTTGAACAAGAGCAACTCTGCAAAAGAAGAGTCCTATATTTGAGCTGTAAGTAAACATCATTAGGGCCTACTCAATAGACTTGAAAGTTAAAATCaccatttgaacataatttatTTGGTCGCCAAaattgcaagagattaatggaagaaaaaacacccttgtcgcacaagttgtgtgctttcagatgcttgattttgagacctccaaatctaaaaactgaggtcacaaaataaaattcttggaaaattacttttttctcgaaaactacgtgacttcagagggagccgtttctcacaatgttgtatactatgaacctctccctatactcattaccaagaaaggttttatgctgataattattttgagtaagcaGGTCCCTCAATTCAAGAAATAATCCTCAATCTTCAAAACCACGACTCAACAACCAATACCTGGATTTGCATGTTAACATCTAATTCTTTATTGGTTACCACTCCTTCGTGTAGGTGTATGGACCACTGAAGGACCAGGATCGTATCTTTACCAACCTGTACGGGCGTCATGATTGGAAACTCAAGGGTGCTATGTCTAGGGTGAGTTAAACAAGGAGTACagaccttgaactttgctcttgaaagGGCATTTTCCCTCTGGTAAAGGGCTCTATGGTCATGGCTGAGCTGTGAAGAGCAATgtattcaagttctggtggttaagtttttagagtgtgggttcaaagtGTGGTTGTGACGAAGTGTTATTGATGTCTgattgtatacaaatattggatgcatgTGAGTGCAATGTCGTGGAATCTATGATTCATGAGGTGAAATCAGGACTAATTGATATCACATGGCAAAGCCGAGTGAAATAAGACCTTTCTGAGAGTCAGTATATTCTGCAAgaattgatgaaaaaaaaaaagcaaggcAACGTGATCTCTGTACAtggttttggtaccttttgtagataaagtttttggccatgacatgaatccctactcactgtgaatgaagaactaaatgtatgtaataaaatttgcctgtagaagttttagccTAATAAATGAGTTGTCAAGGTAATGAGAAAAAGtggaaatcacagagcaatgtttccGGGAGAGTCTCGTGAATTCGTTGACAATGTAAAgatgaaaaacatttttgtgaacttgttttactcaattcttaAAAACAACAGAACATGTACCTCAGCAAGTAagattttcagggaagctttttaccatcGTTATCttaaaaccctgtaagtttattaTGGTATTTGTGTTTTgggtcgtacaaaaagtacccaaaccctttaaaatacCTACATGATgtggttataataataataataattgtggcttcttataaagcgcacctGTCCATAACCCGGTgatgctcctggcgctgtaacatacatggactgtatttcctgccagatgtgagACTACGTTTTGAGTTAAGATGTatacctaattctgatagcaccatgttacatgtatgctctacaaggtgctgtggcgcaatttgctgctgatcagaccaggaacactggggcgaaccccttctcttttcaatagatgaactgggttcttttacatgcgttaggGGCCTACATGCGTTACACATGGATCCAGCGGCTTAAtgtctcatccgaaggacgaagcaatggtttagtgtacatgtattgcttaaaggaacacgctgccttggatcggtcgagttggtatttgaaaagcgtttgtaaccatttgttatagaatgcataaattcttagaaagatattttaaaagtataatataatgatccacacaagtatcatttgactcccataaatggccgaccgtgttacaTAGTTCggaaagtaaaaggaaaacaacgcaatttcgaggcaaatgtgtgtggatcattgtactctactttttaaacatctttctaaccagatgcattttaaaacaaacggttacaagcgcttctcaaagatcaactcgaccgatccgaggcaacgtgttcctttaaggacacaagtgtcacgtcTGGGGTTAAACCTAATAAAAAGtctgtgtttttcttcttgcagGGTGACTGGTACAAAACTAAAGAGATCTTATTAAAGGGACATGATTGGATCCTTAAAGAGATAAGAGACTCTGGATTGAGAGGACGAGGCGGGGCAGGATTCCCAACCGGGATGAAGTGGGGCTTCATGAATAAACCATCAGACGGAAGGTAAAGATGGGTTTGCCCTGGTAGGGTCAAAGATTGtttttcaggcctgtatgcttcgtttatgaaagggcaagggcaccaagttattttctctttggtaaagggcaccctatgaggaaattgtagattcctattggaacatttcaagggcaccaaggcaatgaccgggggcacaaaggcaattgccttcattgcctccttgaagtagcAGGCATGAGTTTTTCTTCAATAAAATCCTGGTTTatagacaaaaagaaaaaaacaacaaacattttttttgtttatcaaaatagcaatccacaagggaaactgacttgataattttttttatgattttgggCTAAACTAAGAAAAGTTTACTAGGGAGGGATTTTAAACAAATCTGGTTCAAATTCTTCTCtagtcatttttgtttaatcaacCTGGTTCAACTCCCGCTCTTATCTATATTTTTTGGTCAACCCCAACTCTAATTTGAAATCTTGTTTCCTTTATGATAGACCTAAGTACCTGGTTGTCAACGCTGATGAGGGGGAGCCAGGGACATGTAAAGACAGAGAGATCATGAGGCATGATCCTCACAAACTAGTAGAAGGATGTCTCGTTGCTGGAAAGTCTATGGGTGCTAGGGCTGGTGAGTAAATGAACTACAATGTAGGTAGAGGTACAGGGGTGGATTGGTAGGGCGGGGGAGGGGGTTAATTGCTGGAAGGTGTATGGGTTAGTActaacatgtacattgtaagtaaggtttgcggtgacatcatgtaaaaatctcttttgtgagaaGTGGTgcctctgaaaagagctggtgtgcCCTGTTCAACGTTTTGGTCAGTTTGCTCTGACCATCTTCTGAGAACTACAATGGATGTCTTTTTATCTGTCGAAGTGCAGGGTCAAGGtttggattgggggggggggggggggggggggtggtttaTTGCTGGAAGGTCTGTGGGTGGTAGGGCTGGTGAGTATTACAATgatgtagtacatgtatgttttttgtcaCTAGGAGTGGAGGTGTGGATTGgtgcaggggggggggagtaattGTTGGAAAGTCTATGGGTGCTAAGACTGGCGAGTACATGAACTACAATTATAGAGGACCACAAGTGGACaacccatttttcaaaaaaatctgGTCGAGTAAAAACAACATTCATGATCAAAAgcccctttttaaaaatgttgtaatttCAAATTTCTTATGGAGAAGCTCAAAACACCAAACATTTTGTTCTAAAAAAATATTGGCTTATTTTTCTGCCatagttaaacaataataataattgtcctAAACTTTCTACCCAAATGTCTGCTGTTagaaatttttttaatttggtttgaTCTGAATtatcttttcaaatttgttgcTAGTAGAATTTTGAAAACTTGGTTTGGTTTCGAAATAGTCACTCAAATTTTTCTGACTATcagcaaaaacatttgaaatttggTTTGCTCCGAAACGTTCATCCAAATTTTCTGCCTGCcgaaaatttgaaatttgaactgTACACTTTCGGACCGCCAGTATATgaggaaataaacaaattaatttctgATACTAGCTTTCAACTACTTGAGTACTCCCCGTTTAGCATACGGTAGTTGCTTAGAGCAGTAATTACCCGTTACAATCCTTCTAGACGTCTTAGATCAACCACTTCTTCGTTACTGGTTGTTCCCCAAATCCACATCAGTTGGGGTGACAGGCTTTTTCTCATGCTGGTCCTTTACTTTGGAATAACCTGCCTCTTAATATCCGTAATATGTCTTCCATTCATGAGTTCAAAGTGGGCCTTAAAACCCACTTGTTCACAGCAGCTTTTCCTTAATTTGTGTGTTTCTTCtttgcgccatgagcatcacttgtgGTGAAAACCGGCACACTATAagtgttcttattattattagtagtactCTTGTTTATCCAGCAGTCTTGTGAGAGTCGCAGAGAGGGTCGGTGCGCTATCACCGTGACAAACATTTAATGACTTGAGTCTAGGTGTAACATGACCAGGTATTTAATGACCaacatgttttgttattttcagcTTACATCTACATTCGTGGTGAGTTCTACACAGAGGCTTCCAACATGCAAATTGCTATTAAAGAGGTAAGACCTGTCTAACGAGTGTTTCTACTCTCTGAACAATGACTGGGGCTGGTTGCCTTGAAAGTGCAGGCAGGGGGTTTCTTAAGATGTTTCCTGATGtgaaacaaatagttaatggcctgacatttttaCTCTAGgtgagtctttctcaaaggctgaataaacaaaatgaacaggtacatgtacattagtgtaacagaagcagtcaagtggaaatacatgagaaaatagaattctccagaatgccttgctcgatcatcaCCAGTTAGCACctttaaaccattacattgtgctatgtaaaaaggagTAGATTTCATGATTCAAGTGTAGTCGCACATACaggtaccttgcaggaaaagactatgttgaagcgccttgagcgtcactgaataGTAATGcatgctatataagaagccactacattatcattaaagccattggaccctttcggtaaacagtattgtccaaggcccacacttcgtgtatcacaacttctatatcaaataacaaacctgtgaaaatttaggctcaatcggtcatcggagtcgggagaaaataacgggaaaacccacccttgtatccacgCAAttggccgtgtcatgacatgtgtttaaaataaatctgtaattctcgctatcgagaattgatattgttttactgttttctcaaaaagtaaagcatttcatggaataatatttcaagagaagtctttcaccactaccttctgtaaaccctgcaagttatttgtaaatctgtgaacttttttttttttttttctgaaccgaaagggtccaatggctttaagtgtgaCTTTGAAAGATCCAAATGTACTACTGAACATGTTCAAATGTGTCCCTTCTACAGGCTTATGAAGCAGGTCTGATTGGAAAGAATGCCTGTGGTTCTGGGTATGACTTTGACGTCTTCATGCACCGAGGTGCAGGGGCTTACATCTGTGGAGAGGAAACGGTATGTCATCGCCATTtatgcatttacatgtatttatttactaATTTGTGGCGTGTCttgcctagcggttaagagcatcggactcaagttctggtgtttctgatcagcagagtgtaggttcgaatccaagtcgtgacacctgtgtccttaataAGCAAGCTATTCATTTGTACAGAGGCAATCCTCATTATGAAGAGCACTCTTAAAAAGATATTCTGCTTATAAACAGTATATTCTGATGTCCTGAAtcttttgctgtcctcttataacaaaATTCTCgttataaagaagtaatttggaCAGGCCCAGCAATCTTGTTATATCGAGAGTTGactgttttcatttatttatttgtatatttgttaATACTGGTTGTGAAGTAAGTTGAGTTGTTGTTTTCTATTTCAGGCATTGATTGAAAGCCTAGAGGGTAAGCAGGGGAAGCCACGTCTTAAGCCACCCTTTCCAGCTGATGTGGGTGTCTTTGGTTGCCCAACCACCGTCGCTAACGTTGAGACAGTCGCTGTTGCACCCGTAAGCACTTTATATTTTCTTCTGCGCCATTGTTGTTACTTAACCCTTTTAATACCACACTGTTTATTGCAAGCGCCCAACCGGATACCGCATTGTTGACAAAGGTCACAATGCTGTGTACCATacttttttacattaaaaaaaaatgtaacgcaATTTGCAGTGTGTACTGTTTTCAATCTTGATTTTCGGTGGGAAgacattattttcttgaaaaactttgtgcatgcaatttgtAGCATATGAACTTACCTTTCCTACAATGTCAAAATTGTATATATGATCTTAATTTAGTTTGCAAGATTTCTggctaaaaaaaattacttctatttttattcgggatttctgtctcaagaaaaataacaagattttcaacctattttcctcaaaaaaagtttgtaaaaacttcTCAGAAAATATAACCTGTTTTATTATAAGCTTCTGTTTCCATTTGTACCAAAATCGTTACCTATTATGCTGAAAAATCTtatctgttttgaaagtgttcagcCACCACGGCCACTTCGACCAGCCATGCACACCCAAGCCCACGGCGTTGAACGGGTGACGTGCTCGGTCCAGTTAGCTACCTTTGGTATATAGTCCGGTTTTGTCATCATCTGACTGCATGTCTGGCGACGAAATACCACGATTTGCTGCCAAATGTTCACTAGATTCTTTGTCAGAACTTTCCAAGTCTTTTTGTAGAGTCACTATAGGCAAACATATAAGCCAAAACCTCTGTGCAATGAGCAgacatgatggtgatttttgtcGGAAAAAAACAGAAGCGTGAAATCTTGAAGTGTACTTTAATCGAAAAATCATAATGGCGACCCCCTATTCAATACAAACCATTGCaatgcttggtaaacaagcaactcgtctatataaaacctaacgacagagggcgccaaacaaaataaatacaatctctCAAAGGCAAGGTTAATTAATATGacttaggaagaaactataaataaatattcataaataccccagacagtttcgctattcctattggtggagagcgcgtcacgtgggtgtgtttaaacctttgtttatgaccggtaaaaagtgttaattcatgggcgtgacacgcgaccttgcacctgttcttttaagacagtttcttcattcctataggtcgagagcaacggctgaaacagttgtgccacatcacgcgatacgcgcgacgcccacagcattcccttataaggagttgtttacccgagggcggtggagggctttaccattacctagctggaggggtgttatgttgaaagaaatcgtttaacaattataatttttgcatttattttactttttgaccaaaaagtgatgatgtttttgaccgaaaaggtatttatggatgggaatcaaagtgtgttgaattggtttgcaactagtggtttaaacccaccgaggcctggttctttctaaattatcaagaaccaggcctcgttgggattaaaccactagttgaaaacttgtTCACCACACaatgattcccttagtaaaattgcgggtacaaccataaatttcatttgtgggagtgttggctctgaggagagccagtgtggtctcgACTCGACTTTTCaaaaacagtatactctgctcgtctgtAGGagaatttacacatggttgtacccgcaagtttactttttatttatagtttcttcctatttctccacaccatgcaaagattcaaacaatacttaatgTAATTGTAGTTCAGCATGCCCAGGGCTAGAATTTTGGTAAAGAAATTGTAAAATCAGTAGTTTTGACCCGAGTCATCCtagtgtgggtttgattcaCGGGCATAGGTTACGGCCAAAGTTTGGCAGATTTTCAACAAATCTTGTTGAAGAGAATAACAAATCGTGAATATGATATTGTTTgtagtatttttctttttttggtcACGATTTCATTGTGACAaaaccattcatttctgtaaaATCATCACCATACACCCTTGTAGCAACGCCAATCTTGTTGATGTcttttttcaacaaaaccaTAAGGTCGCCAGATCTGTCCAATCTAAGTTCACTGGCCCGATGCTGAAAACCCTGGCATCAGGCCTGTAGTCCAGTGATTTTGAGCCCTTTATTACAACTGAATGGTCTGTGGATACATTGTGGAGGAGGCAGAAGTGCCAGCAGCTCAAGATTGATCTATTTGGAAGCTTCCCAACAGTCTGACAGCCGGTGCAGAAATGCATGATGataaatgatgatgattatgattattatttgtaatattttttcttcttcagactaTTTGTCGTCGAGGGGGACCGTGGTTCGCCTCCTTCGGCCGAGAGAGGAACACCGGTACGAAGCTCTTCAATATCTCAGGAAACGTTGTCAACCCTTGCACGGTAGAAGAAGAGATGTCCATATCACTGAGGGAGCTGATAGAGCGTCATGCTGGGGGTGTGACTGGTGGATGGGACAACCTACTCGCTGTTATTCCAGGAGGGTCGTCAACACCTTTGATTCCCAAGAGGTCAGTTGTCAGGGATTGGAATTCTCCATTTtctacccccctcccccccccccccgaaaaaaaaaaaaaataatataactaatttttaatttatttttattctataAATAATGGAACACCCTATATTGCAGAAAAgtgctttcaaaaccaaagactAATGTGTAAAAAGCAGGTTTCGtactagccctggcggcctcacactttcgttttgtactacagtgacgtcctggacatcagggtacatttctggggcggaaaattttcacaacttcataactcaaatcttacctgcaagaaagcacaaatttcaacaaattaacattccatggcagcatatttTTTTCTGTGGGCACgcaaatgtatacatgtacgcctgacaacagacaacactgagaaaacgatcaaaacaggaattttttgaagttggaagctgcattatttcacaaaaatgacggatttgtgaggaatatatgaggaccaaaaccgaccgcagaaaaatgtatgccgccatggaatgtgaatctgttgcaattagtggcttgttgcaggtaagatttgagttcaaagctttgaaatttttccgccccagaaacgggccttaatagttaggactctgtatctgtgtacagagggagagtcctatatagggctagttTCAGAGTCCTATATCGGGCTAGTTtcagagtcctatatagggctagtttcagagtcctatatagggctagtttcagagtcctatatagggctagtttcagagtcctatatagggctagtttcagagtcctatatagggctagtttcagagtcctatatagggctagtttcagagtcctatatagggctagttTCATACCAACAACTTTCACACTTTGCTCttgcaagctttcatgctttgagctcgcaagctttcatgctttgctCTCGCAAGCTTTCCTGCTTTGCTCTCGCAAGCTTTCCTGCTTTGCACttgcaagctttcatgctttgctCTCGCAAGCTTTCCTGCTTTGCTCTCGCAAGCTTTCCTGCTTTGCACttgcaagctttcatgctttgctCTCGCAAGCTTTCCTGCTTTGCTCTCGCAAGCTTTCCTGCTTTGCACTTGCAAGCTTTTATGCTTTGCTCTCGCAAGCTTTCCTGCTTTGCACTTGCAAGCTTTTATGCTTTgagctcgcaagctttcatgctttgagctcgcaagctttcatgctttgagCTCGCAAGCTTTCCTGCTTTGCTCTCGCAAGCTTTCCTGCTTTGCACTTGCAAGCTTTTATGCTTTGAGCTCGCAAGCTTTCCTGCTTTGCACTTGCAAGCTTTTATGCTTTGAGCTCGCTAGCTTTCATGCTTTGAGCTCACAAGCTTTCCTGCTTTGCACTTGCAAGCTTTCCTGCTTTGCACTTGCAAGCTTTTATGCTTTGAGCTCGCAAGCTTTTATGCTTTgagctcgcaagctttcatgctttgagctcgcaagctttcatgctttgagCTCGCAAGCTTTCCTGCTTTGCTCTCGCAAGCTTTCCTGCTTTGCACTTGCAAGCTTTTATGCTTTGAGCTCGCAAGCTTTCCTGCTTTGCACTTGCAAGCTTTCCTGCTTTGCACTTGCAAGCTTTTATGCTTTGAGCTCGCTAGCTTTCATGCTTTGAGCTCACAAGCTTTCCTGCTTTGAGCTCGCAAGCTTTTATGCTTTGCGCCCGCAAGCTTTTATGCTTTGCACttgcaagctttcatgctttgctCTCGCAAGCTTTCCTGCTTTGCACttgcaagctttcatgctttgctctcgcaagctttcatgctttgagCTCGCAAGCTTTCCTGCTTTGCACTTGCAAGCTTTTATGCTTTGCGcccgcaagctttcacgcttttcgcttgcaagctttcacgctttgaaCTCGCAAGCTTTCCTGCTTTGCGCTTGCAAGCTTTATTCTTTGCGCTCatagttcagttttttttcaatAGCCTAGATCACATCCTTGAGTTGATCATTTTCTGAttaaagatcagggcccaatttcatatgcttactgtaagcaaagaatcgacTCTATGGAAGCTGGAATTTCGTGCTTAtgcaagcgtatttcagggGTTAGGGAGGAGTTTttgcgtactccatgttactaggcttTCTTTCTAAACAGAAACTCGGCGCTTACCCAacaagcagagaatggtgattgtaagcacagaattcggtggtaagcagagccactgAGCCCAGTTCTATATAGAGTCATTAGTATTTAAACTATGATTGTTCTACCGTCTTCATTCAGTGTTTGTGATGATGTCATGATGGACTTTGACGCTCTGGTAGCTGCGCAGACCGGTCTTGGGACAGCAGCCCTCATCGTTATGGACAAACAAGCCGACGTAGTCAACTGCATCGCTAGACTAATTACCTTCTACAAGCATGAGAGCTGCGGACAGGTATGCATACA
The sequence above is drawn from the Asterias rubens unplaced genomic scaffold, eAstRub1.3, whole genome shotgun sequence genome and encodes:
- the LOC117305858 gene encoding NADH dehydrogenase [ubiquinone] flavoprotein 1, mitochondrial-like, whose product is MALSHKLSTLLRGNFVFAGRLQAPSSSLLSVAKRQNSTDAAPKVYGPLKDQDRIFTNLYGRHDWKLKGAMSRGDWYKTKEILLKGHDWILKEIRDSGLRGRGGAGFPTGMKWGFMNKPSDGRPKYLVVNADEGEPGTCKDREIMRHDPHKLVEGCLVAGKSMGARAAYIYIRGEFYTEASNMQIAIKEAYEAGLIGKNACGSGYDFDVFMHRGAGAYICGEETALIESLEGKQGKPRLKPPFPADVGVFGCPTTVANVETVAVAPTICRRGGPWFASFGRERNTGTKLFNISGNVVNPCTVEEEMSISLRELIERHAGGVTGGWDNLLAVIPGGSSTPLIPKSVCDDVMMDFDALVAAQTGLGTAALIVMDKQADVVNCIARLITFYKHESCGQCTPCREGTGWMEKIMDRFVTGNAKPDEIDMLYELSKQIEGHTICALGDGAAWPVQGLIRHFRPELESRMQRFHEQQQKQKAASSS